The genomic stretch catcttatgctgtctctacccctctctgttcctctgcactctcttccatcttatgctgtctctccctctcccctctgtttctctgcaccctcttccatcttatgctgtctatccctccccctctctgttcctctacccccctcttacatcttatgctgcctctccctctctactctttccctctgctcggattacgtgtattttctggtgaaacgcttccgcattacgattattttctggtgaaacgctgctgccctatgattaatttctggtgaaatgctgctgcaataagtgtattttctggtgaaacgctgccaccttacgaatattttccggtgaactgctgctgcaataagtgtattttctggtgaaacactgccacattacgattattttctggtgaattacgattctgaattacgataattactattattttctgattaaacactgccgcattatgattattttctggtgaaacgatgctgcattatgattattttcctggggggaggggcttggggggggcgccacaggttttctcgcctggagtgacaaaatgactagaggcacccctgggaacacagcatagttatttgtgtgctaagtactgtacatacacatgtctatctcatcatgtcacatgtcagttcgagaATCCTTCAAACTGTCTTCATAAGCATTTGATTGAATAAAGTTGTCTTGTTGGAAACCTTGAGCGGCTCCACACTTGTTTTTATACACTTTTTCGCCTGTAGTGCTGCCCCTGCTTATTCAGTATAAGGAACCATACATGATGTGGTGAGATCATTTCTTGTGCTTACAAAATATGTTTGCCTAACCTTTTCTTAGTGAGAgcatccatccctctgattaacgtAGTTGCACTTTTtgcaacttcccccccccccccccccattcctttcttattattattttctgcAGCAGCACATCTCAATTGTCcacaattaaagggactctgtaacaaaaatgtcattgtgttttctaccatcgtacaggttcctaaacctattataatgtgctctggcttactgcagcactttctactatcaccatctctgtaataaatcggcttatctttcccctgtcggacttgtcgtcctgtgtctggaaggctgccaactcttcagtgtgatctgctatgcatgcatgcctgtgtgtgtgtgttatttacattagccagcttttctctgctctcttatcttttacaagctggataaatcctctgttcacatactgatgagtcacatactgcagaattacagacaaaggggcagagctgtctgcaagaagaaacaaatAATCAGCTTgtatgagctgcagggggaaagaaacacacaaatgatctcttgagattcaaaaggaaggctgtatacagcctgattgtgtatggatgtattttctatgtgtggacatactgtacatcaacctacttcctgttttggtggccattttgtttgtttacaaacaaactttttaaaactgtttttgactacttttaatgcggcggggagcggcgaaattgtgacagagggtaataggagatgttctctaacacactggtatgtttacttttgtgtgattttaacaatacagattctctttaagtttccagTCTGATCTTAATTTAGAAGTTCTACagtccaatttttttatttactttccaATAAAAACTCTTGTGAGTTGATTTTATGTCACTAACAACCTTCAGCTTCTAGTTTTACagtttttgctacattttttagaTGCAGTTCATTCATGCTTTAGGGCCCCAAAGGTGTTTATTTTATACTTAATGTCCAAAATGGTATCTATGCGTTGCAGTACCCTCATACTTTAGGGCCCTaaggcatttattttatacttaatGTCCAAAATGGTATCTATTCATTTTTACATATAGAATTTTTACTCTCATAAGGttcatacattttattttaacataGTCATTAAGAATGTTTGAAAGTTTGTCATTGTCCTGACAAGTGTCCTCATCCTACAATTTACTGTCCCACTCTACTAAAGATGCCCAAAcatttagggcccttatacaccaAATGCTTTGCGTTAcagcagcatttaaaaaaaaaaaaaaagtctggcgCACAAAAAGTTGCATGCGGTTTTACCGCAAATTTCCTCTATGTCACTTCTGGTGGGAAAGGTGCACAGCGGAAATATGCATGCACAATGTGATTAAAAGTCACTCTTTTCAGGCAAACTTGTGTTGTCCTTTGTTGATATCAGTGTGTCAGCACACTGTGTGTTGGGTCTTTATGTAAATTGCAAAAACAGTTGCATCGCATTACTTTTGATGTGATTTTACGCAACTTAATGCATCTGGTGTGTAGGGGCCCATATAGATAACCACCAGTATAGCAAGAAAATCCCTTTCtggtatctgatcagagagatctattccttccacacactgcacatagatttttATTAGATTTAAGCACAAAACCTATTGAACCGCAGTGCAATGAATGCTGTGGGCCATCAATATACCGCCACTCCTGCCCTGCCTGTTCCGTCTGGTCAGAATTTTGATTATGATTGATCTGACATGTTTGGGCATAGATTTATGGCAAATtctggcttcctcctgcccccttcaggctaatcggtccctcgcggtcctccacctggatcctccgctagatGCCTCTTTAGCTCCGTGAGTCAAGGTGTACTTCGCATGCATGCGCCCCGTCGCGCTCCCGGCAACGGGGGGTGCGTGCGGCTGTACTGCGCCGAATGGCGGGCTTACCACAccacctagcagaagatccaggcaatggaagggtccattcacactgaaacagttgctgtcagttttaacTGGACGGACAACTGATGTCCATTTTACCCTATGGGACTGAAAGCTGTGTACTGCtatggaacaactgatcagttaaaataGCATCTGTTTTTCAGCACTCAGTGTGAAAGATGCCTAAGCATCTAATAAATTCTATTTTTCTAGCTGTTGTGATGTTGATCCTGCAGTAGTGCAactaaaagcacacctgaacaggATTCAAAACTagggattttaacttacctgcccCCCCCAATAAGGTCCCTCTGCATCCTTTGGGTCCCCACCGTTCTTTCGCTTGCTTGTAAGTTCTGAGAAACGCCTCCATTGCATTTCACTGTCATAGCACTATGCTGATCACAAGCACTCTGAAAATCATCTAAAGAAGCTAGAATACTGCAATTTGTAGGAGAAACAAATTTCTAAGTTGGAGCAGGAAAGAACTTATAATACACAAGCAGCCAAGTTGTCCATCCTTAAGTTTGGTCCAGCATCTTTGTTTTGCTGCTGAGTAATCTCCTGATGAGATGCATCTTCAGTCCTCTCATGTAATTTTAGATTAATATTCTGCGTCAAATATTTCTGCTTTATTCGCCGTTCTCTCTGCtggtatatttttattttcttgtgaGCAAGTTCTAATTTCCTCTCTAGTTCCCAAATTTTTCTCTTCAGTTCAGCAGGGCTGGGAAGGCAGTAGGCATGATCCAAGAGAGATGCTGGTTGTTTGCTGGTCAATGTAGAACCCTGGGGTGGAGGCTTCTCACATAGCCTTATAATGGTGGTTTTCTTTGCAAGAGCAATCTGTAGCATGAAGATAAATTACAGGCAATGATtttttgtgtgggtttttttgtgttttttttttctccatagcagtgcattgtgaaaaaacttcagtttttcagtgtatagtgtgaaaagagaccatagggaaacatggacacttgaCTGCacaacagttgtcctttcagtcacAACTGTCAGCAACTGAAATAATGTAAAAGGATccttagggtcctttcacactgaatcagttgctgttagttataacTAAAAGAACAAATGACATGCAGctcagtgtccatgtttccctatgggtcagttCACATTATAATCGTCCAAACACTTTTATAGCATTTTTAATGTAACCCTTTTATACtttgatacaataaagtggatttttcattaaaaaaaagagtTGTGCCGGACTGAAGTCGATACTAAGTTcacattatatgcattttaactgaagcttttcacaatgcactactatAGAACAAAAGATCAGTTAAAACGCATCAGTTTTTCAGAGTTCAATGTAAAACTGTCAACAGTcaggctattgggccaatcaaagtgcaggaatattgtactttgaagctactggacccaCCGGTCTCTGGCTGGGTTGAGTGGAGTGCTTGTTAAGTATAACGAAGcgctctttaaaggaaaacagagctgagggaaaaaaaaaaaagttttatacatacctggggcttcctccagccccatgtgctcagatcgctcccacgccgccgtcctcagtcttctccatcttctgtaccgggtcccgttacttcctcCAGTCTGACGCAAGTTAAGTGCACTATTTACATATCTCTCTAGCAGCCACCGGAGAtttgtagagggcgcacttctcttgcgcagactggacccgactggaggaagtaacgggacctggtacagaagacggagaagactgaggacggcggcgtgggagcgatccgagcgcatggggcaggaggaagccccaggtatgtgtgacatttttttttcctcagctctggtacactttaatctaTCTGAGCCAAGCATAATTTAACTGCGCACGCTATAGCTGCATAGCGTGCGCAAGGGATTATAAAACACTCTCTGCTCTCattaagcttagtgaatcaacctcatatGTTATTCATAAACAAATGTTTTCCAGTTGTGCAGACTTACTTTGTCCAGCATATGGTCAGGATAAATAAATATTGTGGGCACAGCATTTGCTCTCAAACGTACAGTCTGCCCCGTTCTGTCAAAACAAGGTTCTTCAAAATGTTCTGAACACAAAAATGTGTGCAGGCTTGGAATAAAATTTTCCCTGTTAAGAAGATCAAGCCACTGTCTTCGCCGTTCTGGGTGTGATGGAAGTctgttataataaaaaatatataaataaataaataaaacacacagaaaaaaaataactttatagCTCCACATCAagggcaaaatgctcaaaaacgACTCTTACTGGTAGTGGGATTTCCATGAGTACTCCATCACAGGGGGCCCACCAAGAGAATACCAAACCTCAAAATAAAGATTagaaaaatgttttaattgtatcccccccccccaacgtacAAATCTACTTACCATTTGGGTGGGGTTTTATGTCTCCGTCATGCAAGATTCATGAAAATCCCATTGCCAATGAGATTCATTTCAAATTTCCAATTCGTCATCCACGACTAGGGGTCTACAAAGATCTTGTAGCTTATGTCCCTCGGGTGAGACATCTGCAGAAAGGACTTTCTGGCCAAGCGACAGATGGTGTACATTTTTTATAGTGCCTAATGAACGAATGCTACATTTGCAAATTTTGTCTAACAAGGttgatgcctttttttttttagctgatcaGCAGGAATAGTTTCACAAAAAGCTAAACTCTCTTGGCGTGTATGGTAGTGCAGGCTGGCGCTCAGAGTTAACTCACCTGTGTTCCACCTCATGCTGCTGTGCTTCATGCTGCTCTCTTAACACTTCCTTATTTACAACCAAACTTTAGAAGGTGAAAATGTCAAAAGATCGGCAGggtacacacttgcagggccgttttcccctgcgtttccgggttttgcggtcgcgtctaacgcgtgcgtttttccaCGTGCGTTTCCGCGTTTATGCGATTGCATGGCATGTACTGCCATGCAACGTgcgggaaaaagcagaaaactgtgcgttTAGAAAACGCGgagaaaaacgcgaacgcaaacgcgcacaaacgcatgcggcaCAGCGTTTCCTGCGCTAGGCTATTAATTTCAATAGCCTCTAAAATCAtgcgcgttttgccgttcgcggcaaaacACGCAAAACCGCATGTAGTGTGTTTCCTGCCGGAAAATAGCGGTGAAAGGTGGCATCATAGGTGGGTTAACCCTCTTAGCCATGGTCCCATACACACTGGGACGGTTTTTCAATTCATGAAACTGTTCTTTCTCATCCTTGTTTTCAGCCCAAGAGGGAGAAACTGGCATAGGCTTCTTTTCCATGGACGGCTGACCGGCATGTTTGCCAAGCAGTTCATttacatgcagctgaatggcagcatcTGGTTTGACATGCAGCGATGTTACCCGACAGTGAAAAACAATCTCATGTTGTGTCTGAGCACAGCAACCCCCCGGGCTCAGATGCTTCAGTCCTTTTGAGGCAAACACTCTCCTCTTCTACTCCTGTAGCTGCTGGCGACGTAATGGTACACTGTAGCTTCCTGCCACTATACAGATTCGGGTCTGTACTT from Hyperolius riggenbachi isolate aHypRig1 chromosome 2, aHypRig1.pri, whole genome shotgun sequence encodes the following:
- the LOC137546291 gene encoding THAP domain-containing protein 2-like, producing MPTTCAAFGCSNNSKRDSHVTFHRLPSHPERRRQWLDLLNRENFIPSLHTFLCSEHFEEPCFDRTGQTVRLRANAVPTIFIYPDHMLDKIALAKKTTIIRLCEKPPPQGSTLTSKQPASLLDHAYCLPSPAELKRKIWELERKLELAHKKIKIYQQRERRIKQKYLTQNINLKLHERTEDASHQEITQQQNKDAGPNLRMDNLAACVL